DNA sequence from the Methylomonas albis genome:
GTGTGATGCGGCAAATCGTATTGTTTGTCCAACCCCAGATAGAGCATGAAGGTCGAGCAGGAATAATCGCGCTTCTCCAATTGGTTATGATCGTACTTTTTCAAGGTACCCGGTGCCAGCAAATGGGTCATAGCGTGGGCAAAATCAGCGTTGACGATCACTTCGTCGCCGCGTACTTCCTCGCCATTTTGCAACCTTACGCCCTTAGTCGCGCCGTCTTCGACGATCAAGGAGGCGATTTCGGCATTCAAATGAATCTCGCCGCCGGACTCGGTAACCACTTGGGCCATCGCCGTCGCAATCTTATTCAAACCACCGGCGACGTGGTGAATACCGTATTCATGTTCCAGATAAGGCAGCATGGTAAACAAAGCCGGACAATCCCAGGGCGACATGCCCAAATACTTGGATTGAAAGCAAAACGCCAAGCGCATTTTTTCCTTGTCAAAATACTGGCCCAAATTCTTGAACACGCTTTTCGGAAACGCCAGCCAAGGCAAGGCCTTGATTAAATCCAGCGAAAAAAACGAGCTTAGCGAGGAGTAATCGCGGGTGATGCAAGGGTACAAACGATTGAAGCGGCTGCGCTCGTTGTCCATGAAACGCTCGTAGCCGGCGCTGCCTTCGTCGAACACCCGCTCCAACTCGGCGCGCATGTTTTCCCGGTCGGAAAACACATTAATCTCGCGGTCTTCGTATAACAAACGATACATCGGACTGAGCGGCATAAACTGCATATAGTCTTCGCTACGCCGGCCGCATAATTCAAACATCTCATCCAATACGCCCTTCATCAATAAAAAGGTCGGGCCGGTATCAAAAGTAAACCCGTCCATGCTGATAGCCCGATTGCGGCCACCAACATTAGGATGTTTATCGAATATGGACACTTTAAAGCCGCGATGGCTGAGTAACATGCCGGCGCATAAGCCGCCGGGGCCGGCGCCAACGATGATGATATGCTTTGAATCTGCCATGATTTGAGTTGAGCGGTGCTTACCGAGTCGTTTTATAAAGCCGTTAATGTAACAGCAAAATGTCAAAAAGCGGCCTATTCGCCCAGACCAAAGCAAAATCCAAGCGCACATACCCGGTTTGACCTAAAGCCGGCTGGTCATTGAGAATACCGGCTTTAACTTTCAAAGAGGATTTGAACCTAATGCTCACCGGCGAAATTCGTAGCCAAATCGATGCTATCTGGAATGCCTTCTGGTCCGGCGGCATATCCAACCCGCTGGAAGTCATGGAACAGATCACTTACTTGCTGTTCCTGCGCCGACTGGATGAAATGCACACGTTGGAAGAAAACAAAGCCTTACGCTTGGGTAGACCGATGGAGCGGCGTATCTATCCAGAAGGCCGGGACGCCAGAGGCCGCGAATACGACGACTTGCGCTGGTCGCGCTTCAAGCACTTTGCCGCAGGGGAAATGTTCGAAGTGGTGGGCGAGCATGTGTTTCCGTTCCTGCGCGGCATGGGCGGTGACGGCTCGACTTACGCCCACCACATGAAAGACGCCCGTTTTACCATCCCCACCCCGGCGCTGCTGGCCAAGGTGGTGGACATGCTAGACCATGTGCCGATGGAAGACCGCGACACCAAGGGCGACCTGTACGAATACATGCTGGGCAAGATCGCCAGCGCCGGCCAGAACGGCCAGTTCCGCACCCCGCGCCACATCATCCGCCTAATGGTGGAACTGACCGCGCCGACCGCCAAAGATGTGATCTGCGACCCGGCCAGCGGCACCTGCGGCTTTTTGGTGGCCGCCGGCGAATACCTGCGCGAAAAGCATCCGGAAATCCTGCGCGACGCCGCCAGCCGTGAACATTTCCATCACGCCATGTTCAACGGCTATGATTTTGATAACACCATGCTGCGCATCGGCAGCATGAACATGGCGCTGCATGGCGTCGATAATCCGGACATTCGTTATAAAGATTCGCTGGCCCAGGATCATGCCGGCGATGAAGAAAAATACTCTTTAATTCTCGCCAATCCGCCGTTCGCCGGCTCCTTGGATTACGAGAACACCGCCAAAGACTTGCTGGACATCGTTAAAACCAAGAAAACCGAGCTGCTGTTTCTGGCCTTGTTCCTGCGCCTGCTGAAACCCGGCGGCCGCGCGGCGGTCATCGTCCCGGACGGTGTGTTGTTCGGCTCCAGCAAGGCCCACAAGCAACTGCGGCAAATGCTGGTTGAAGAGCAAAAACTGGACGCGGTGATTTCGTTACCGTCCGGCTGCTTCAAACCCTATGCCGGGGTTTCCACCGCGATTTTGTTGTTCACCAAAACCAACTCCGGCGGCACCGACCGGGTGTGGTTTTACGACATGAAAGCCGACGGCTGGAGCCTGGACGACAAACGCCAGCCGCTGCTGGCGGAAGACAAACTCGGCCTGGCGCCGCTGCATATTCTGAATGCCGAGGAACACGCCAAGAACAACCTGCCGGATGTGCTAACTCGTTGGGCGCTACGCGACAGCAGCGAACGCCAACGCGCCCGCACCGAACAAAGCTTCTGCGTACCGCTCGAAGACATCGTCGCCAATGGCTACGACCTGTCGATCAACCGTTACAAGGAAGTGGTGCATGAGGAAATCGAGCATCTGCCCCCCAAGGAGATTCTGGCGAAACTGGCTAAGTTGGAGGACGAGATACAGGCGGGGATGAAAATACTGGAAGGGATGCTCCAATGACATGCAAACAATTCCGTAGGGTACGCATTGCGTACCGTTTTCCAAAGTTCGCTGATAATCAACGCCTTCAAAAGGTACGCGGTGCGTACCCTACGGGGCTTGCCCAGTTGGCAGTGCTGGAGGAAGAGATTCTGGCAGGGATGAAAGTGCTTGAGGAGATGTTGTCGTGCCAGACAAAATAAATGCTGCTAGTTGGTGGCAAACGACGCTAGGCGAGATTGCTGTTGAGCAGGTAAACAATGGAATATTCCGAAAAAATCCAGAATATTTGGAAAGTGACAGCGATGGTGACGGAATGCCTGTTGTTTGGGTCGAAGAGCTATTTAAAGGTAATCAAATCTGCACTGAAAAATCACGCAGATTAAAGCCAACATCGACAGAAATAAAAAAATACGGACTCCGCCACGGCGATATTTTGTTTTGCCGCTCGTCTCTAAAACTTGATGGAATCGGATTCAGCAATGTATACGCCGGTGAAGATTTCCAAGCATTATTTGAATGTCACGTCATTCGTATCAGTCCTAACCCCAATTTAGTATTCCCCAAGTTTCTAAATCATTTGTTACGTACAGAACAACTGCGAAACTTGATTAAGTCCCGATCCAAAACTTCCACGATGACGACCATTGACCAAAAGGGTCTTTGTGCTGTACCAATTCGCTTACCCGGATTAGCCGACCAACGCCGCATCGCCGCCATTCTCGACCAAGCCGATGTGCTCAGAGCCAAGCGCCGGGAAGCCTTGGCGCAGCTGGACAGCCTCACGCAGTCCATTTTTGTTGAGATGTTTGGTACACCTGGAAATAATTCCAATGGTTGGAAATGTTGCGCAGTTGGTGATGTGACGGACTGCATTGTTCCTGGGCGCGATAAGCCTAAGTCATTTACAGGCAATATTCCTTGGGTAACAACAGATGACCTTGCGCATCTCGATTTCACTTATTGCTCGACAAAGGGATTTGGGCTTTCGACATCAGAAATTGATGAGGTCAAAGCGAGAGTGATACCAGCCGAAAGCGTTATTATTAGTTGCGTCGGTAATTTAGGAATTGCCACAATAGCAGCTGAAGAAATTGTTATTAATCAACAACTCCATTCTTTTCAATGCCATGATCACGTAAACAATATTTACCTGATGTATTGTTTAGCAAAACAAACTGCATATATGTATGCCAAAGCATCTTCAACAACTCTGCCATATATGAATAAGTCGGTTTGCAACAGTATTCCTGTACAACTACCACCTGTAGAATTACAACGAGAATTTTCGTCACGAGTTCTGGCTATTAACGTAATTAAGGAAAAGCATCGAGTTTTTCTAGCGGAACTTGACTCCCTTTTTGCCTCCCTCCAACACCGAGCCTTCCGCGGAGAACTGTAAATGCGCCCATCCCTAGCTCTGCAAACTCACCGCGACGCCATCCGCGAAATTGTGCTGCGCCACCGGGTCAAGAACGTCCGCGTGTTCGGTTCAGTCGTGCATGGTGATGATACCGACGACAGTGACCTGGATTTGCTGGTCGATCCAACACCGGAAACCACTATGATGGATATCGCCAAGATTCAGGTTGAACTCGCGCGCTTGCTGCATATTACCGTGGATGTGCTGACACCCAGAGCCTTGCCGGACAAGTTTCGCGAGCAAGTCATTCAGGAAGCCCAGCCGCTATGAGCAAAAAAGACGTTTTGCGCATTCCGGATTATCTGGAGCATATCGTGGAAGCGATCGAGCGGATTCATCGCTATGTGGAAGATATGTCGGAAGTGGTATTTCTGGATGATGAAAAAACCCAGGATGCCGTGGTCAGAAACTTCGAGATTATCGGCGAGGCGGCGCATAACATCGAGCGTTACCATACAAATTATGCCGAAGCCCACCCCGATGTGCCGTGGACGTTGATGTATGCGATGCGCAACCGGATCGCTCACGGTTATTTCAAAGTGGATTACGAACTGCTCTGGCAAACGATACACAGCGACTTGCCGGCGCTTCATCAACAAGTTAGGGAATTGATTGAACCAAAGGATTGAATTTGTATGACTTCCCAGCATTTCCAATTTCTGCAAACCGAATGGCCCGCGCTACATGAAGCGGCCGCTAAAGCTGAAAGTTTGGCTAACAGCGATGCCCGCGCCGCCTGTTTTTACGCCCGGCGTTCGTTGGAATTGGCGGTAGCTTGGCTCTACAAGTATGACGGTTCGCTGCGATTGCCTTATCAGGATCATTTGAGCGCCTTGCTGCATGAACCCAGCTTTCGCACCACGGTCGGCGAAGCCTTGTTTGCCAAAACCAAGGTGATCAAGGATTTGGGCAATCTGGCGGTCCACAGTACCCGCAAGGTGTTGCCGGCCGATGCGCTGGTGGCGACGCGGGAGCTGTTTCATGTCTGTTACTGGCTGGCTCGGCATTATGGGCAACGCTCGCGCCCCGATCCGGCTTTGCATTTTGATCCTGCGTTGCTGCCAAAACCGGTGGCAGTCACGCCGCAGACGCTGGATCAGCTCAAGCAATTGCAGAACAAACTGTCGGAGCGCGACGAAAAGCTGTCGGCGTTGTTGACGGATAAAGCCGCGCTGGACGCAGAACTACAGCAACTGCGGGCGCAAATCGCCGCCGCCAAGCAAGCCAATACCGCTCAGCCCGACAGCCACGATTACTCCGAAGCCGAAACCCGCGACTATTTCATCGACCTGTTGTTGAAGGAAGCCGGTTGGGAATTGCAGCCGGAGCAGAACTTCGAGATTGAAGTAAGCGGCATGCCGAATAACGAAGGCAAGGGTTATGTCGATTATGTGCTGTGGGGCGACGACGGCAAGCCGTTAGCGCTGATCGAAGCCAAACGTACCCGTAAAGATGCCCGTGTCGGTCAGCAACAAGCCAAGCTGTATGCCGATTGTCTGGAACAGCAATACGGCCAGCGGCCGATCATTTTTTATTCCAACGGCTATCAGCATTGGTTGTGGGACGATGCGATGTATCCGCCGCGCGCGGTGCAGGGCTTTTACAAGAAACCGGAGCTGGAATTATTGGTTCAGCGCCGCCACAGCCGCAAGCCGTTGGCCGAAATGGTGGTCGATGCCGACATCGCCGGCCGTTATTACCAGACTCGCGCGGTACGCCGCATAGCCTCAACTTTCGAAACCGATAATCAACGCAAATCGCTGGTGGTGATGGCTACCGGTGCCGGCAAGACCCGCACGGTGATCGCCTTGGCCGATGTGCTGATGCGCAGCAACTGGGTAAAGCGAGTGTTGTTTCTGGCCGACCGGGTGGCGCTGGTCAATCAGGCCGTTAAAGCTTTTAAGCGGCATCTGCCGGATGCCTCGCCGGTGAATTTGGTCACCGAAAAACACGCCGAGGGCCGGGTGTTTGTCTCGACCTATCCAACGATGATGGGTCTAATTGATGATGCCAGCGACGGACAGCGGCGTTTTGGTGTCGGCCATTTCGATTTGATCGTCATCGACGAGGCGCATCGCTCTGTGTATCAAAAATACCGGGCTATTTTCGAGTACTTCGATTGCCTGCTGGTGGGCTTGACTGCCACGCCCAAGGACGAGATCGACCGCAATACTTACGGGCTATTCGATCTGGAAACCGGGGTACCGACCGATGCTTATGCCTTGGATGAAGCGGTGGCCGACGGCCATCTGGTGCCGCCTAAAGCCGTGTCGGTGCCTTTGAAGTTTCAACGGGAAGGTATCAAGTATGATGATTTGTCGGAAGACGAAAAGGAACAATGGGACGCGCTGGAATGGAACGAGGACGGCACCACGCCGGATGCGGTTGATGCGGCGGCATTGAATCAATGGCTGTTCAATATCGACACCGTCGACAAGGTGTTGGCGCATTTGATGACCCACGGCCAGAAAGTGGCCGGCGGCGACCGACTGGGCAAGACCATCATCTTCGCCAAGAACAACGCACATGCCGAGTTCATTGCCGAGCGTTTCAATGCCAACTATCCGCATTACAAAGGCGAATTTGCCAGGGTGGTGACTTACAAGACCACTTATGCGCAAAGCCTGATCGATAGTTTTTCCAGCAAGGACAAACCGCCGCATATCGCCATCTCGGTCGACATGCTGGACACCGGTATCGACGTGCCGGAAGTGTTGAATCTGGTGTTCTTCAAGGTGGTGCGTTCGAAAACCAAGTTCTGGCAGATGCTGGGCCGCGGCACCCGTTTGTGCCCGGATTTGTTTGGTCCCAAACAGGATAAGCAGTTTTTCTACATCTTCGATTACTGCCAAAATCTGGAGTTTTTCAGCCAGAACCCGGACAAGGCCGACGCCGGCATCCCCGAAGCGTTGGGCACGCGCTTATTCAAGACCCGTTTGGCGTTGATTGCCGAACTGGATCAACAACTGGCCGATGCCAAGAAAGTCGCCGAATCGGCGGCTGCTTATGATGAGCTGGGGGCGAGTGGCTTGCGTAGCCAGCTGGCCGATTTTCTGCACAGTCAGGTAGCGGCGATGAACATCGACAATTTCGTCGTCAGACCGCAACGCAAATCAGTCGAGAAGTTCGCCAAACAACCCGCGTGGCAACAATTGGGCGTCGAAGACTTCAACGAGTTGGCCGGCAACCTTGCCGCACTGCCCAGCGCGTTGACCGATGAGGACGAAGACGCCAAGCGCTTCGACATGCTGGTATTGAAAGCGCAATTGGCGATACTGCAAGCCGGGTCCGGATTCAGCGACATGCAGGAAAAGATTCAGGCCATTGCCGCCGCATTGGCAGCCCAAGACGCTATCCCGTCGATCAAAGCGCAGATGGTATTGATACAGGCGGTAGTCGGCGACGAATGGTGGCAGGATGTCACCGTCACGATGCTGGAAAGCATGCGCAAAAAGCTGCGGGCACTGGTCAAGCTAATCGAAAAAGGCAAACGCATCGTCGTTTACACCGACTTTGCAGACGAACTGGGAACGGCTACATCCATCGATCTACCGGATGTGGGAAATGGTTTGGATATGCTCAAGTTTCGCGACAAAGCCCGGCAATTTTTGCAGGCGCACGAAAGCCATGTCTCGCTGCAGAGGCTACGTCGCAATCAAGCACTGACACCGTCCGACCTGATTGAGCTGGAAAAGATGCTGCTTGAGGCCGGTGGATCACAGGCGTTGATCGATCAAGCCAGGCAGGAAAATCAGAGTCTGGGCATTTTCATTCGCTCGCTGGTTGGTTTAGATCGGGAAGCGGCGAAACAAGCGTTCAGTGACTTCATCCGCGGCACCACTGTGTCGTCGGATCAGATCGAATTTATCGAACATATTATTCAGGAGCTGACGCAAAACGGCGTGATGCCGCTGGATCGGCTTTACGAATCGCCTTTTATTGATTTAAGCCCGAGGGGGCCGGAAGGATTGTTCTCAGCACTGGAAGTCGATCGATTGGCGGAAGTTTTACACGATATTCGTGCGAGCGCGGCATAATAGGCGTATGAAAACACCGAAAAGACTTGAACCCCTAATCGATAGCGGCCTGATCGACGAAGTCATCGGCTCGCTGAAAAGCGGCAAAGAGGCCGCCGTGTATGTCGTGCGTTGCGGCTCGGAAATCTGTTGCGCCAAGGTCTATAAAGAAGCCGACCAGCGCAGCTTCAAGCAGAGCGTTTTGTATCAGGAAGGCCGTAAGGTCCGCAATAGCCGCCGCGCCAGAGCCATGGAAAAAGGCAGCAGCTATGGCCGAAAAGAGCAGGAATCGGCGTGGCAAAACGCCGAGGTGACGGCTTTATATCGCCTGGCAGATGCTGGCGTCAGAGTGCCGAAACCTTACAACTTCATCGATGGTGTCCTGCTGATGGAGCTGGTGGCCGATACCGATGGCCACCCGGCGCCTAGGCTCAACGACCTGGAAATGCCGGCGCAGCTGGCCCGCGAATACCACGCCTTTCTGATCGGCCAGATTGTGCGCATGCTCTGCGATGGCTTGGTGCATGGCGATTTATCCGAATACAACGTACTGGTCGGCAGCGACGGGCCGGTGATTATCGATTTACCGCAAGCGGTGGATGCGGCCGGCAATAATAACGCCCGCGCCATGCTGGAACGCGACGTCGCCAATATGGCCGCCTATTTTGGCCAGTTCGCACCGGAATTGTTGACGACGCACTTTGGTAAGGAAATGTGGAAGCTCTATCAGAGCGGCGATTTGCATCCGGAAACCAATCTGACCGGACATTTCGAAGACAGCGCTAAACCGGCCGATTTGCGCAGCGTGATTAGGGAAATAGACGCCGCACGCGAAGACAACGAAGCCAAGCAACGCTTTTTGCAGACCCCGTAACTCGCTGCTTTCGGCCACTCCCCCAAAGAAAAAGCCGGTGTTACCCGGCTTTTTCTTACTGCTTGGCACCGCTGGCGTTATCAGGCATAGGTATCGATCTTGCTGCCTTTTCTAGCATCATTATCGCCATCGGCATCTTTCACAACAGCTTGCACTGCTGGCGTTGCCGGTTGCTGATTGGCTGCGGCCTGTTTTGGTTGATTGGTGATGGGAAAATACGGCGTTGAACCCACTCCCGATACGGATGACATGGTTTATCTCCTCTGGATTGAATAATGCCTGCCATGTTTCGACTGGCACCCGGTTATCGGCCTGCTTTACAAAAACTTTAAGCTTCTACCTTAACCTGATTAAGTTTTCGCCATCCGGTAAAACCGCAGCGGTAAACCAAATCAGCTCACCGCCACCCAAAGTTCTCAGTCTTTCAACAGCTGGTCTTTTATCGGTAATTGCCTAATCCGCTGCCCGGTGGCGGCAAAAATAGCATTGCACAGCGCCGGCGCAATCGGCGGCACACCCGGTTCGCCTATTCCGCCCAAGGGGGTATCGAACTCCAGTGCCGGCAACAAATGTACTTTGATTTCGCGCGGCGCGTCATCGATACGAGTGAGTTGGTACGCATGAAAATTGTCCTGCTGCACCGCGCCGTTTTTAAAGCTGATTTCACCCAGCGTCGCCAAACAGACACCCATGACGCAAGCTCCCTCGATCTGCGCACGAATCCGTTCCGGATTGACTTGCGACCCGCAATCCACGGCCACATCAACTCGAGGAATGCGCAATTTGCCGGCATCATCGACCATAACTTCCACGACAACCGCCACATAAGTCACGAAGCTATAGTGCGCGGCCAAGCCCAAGCCTTGGCCCTTGGCGAGTGGCCGTCCCCAGCCGGCTTCGCGAGTCACCGTTTCGATGACGCGACGCATCCGGCCGGTATCAACCGGGTAAAGCGCAGGCGATTCGCCGTGATTCCAGGTGTCACCCAAACTGGTCGGATCGATACGCCGCGCCGGGCCGATTAAATCCAACAGGAAATCCCGATGATCGCGCCCCGCTGCCGCCGCCATTTCCGCGACAAAAGACTGCACGGCAAACGCATGCGGAATATTGGATACCGAACGAAACCAGCCGATACGAGTGTGCGCCGCCGCCGCCGGATTTTCGATGCGCAGATTGTCGATCACAAACGGCACATTGATCACGCCCATGCCCAATTCCACCGGCATTTGTTGCTTGCTGTCCGGCCCAAACGTCGACGAAATGCTCGGCGCTGCCGTTCTGTGCAGCCAGGCTACCGGCTTGCCCTGCGCATCCAAACCCGCTTCCAGCCGCTCCAAGGATACGGTGTGGAAATAAGCATGATGCAGATCGTCCTCGCGGGTCCAGGTCACTTTCACCGGCTTGCCTTGCATCGCTTGCGATAACAAGGCCGCTTCGATCACATAATCGGGTTTGGATTTACGCCCGAAACCGCCACCCAGCAGCGTAACATTAACGGTAACCTTGTCCTCCGGCAATTTCAGCCATTTCGCGACCTTATCTCGGGATAATTGCGGTGCCTGGGTACAGGTCCAGATTTCGCAATGGCCTTTGCTGATACGGGCCGTCGCCGCCGGTGGTTCCATCGGTGCCTGGGCGAGATGCGGCAAATAATATTCCGCTTCCAGGCGTTTGGCCGCACCTTGTAATGCAGCATCGACATTGCCCTGTTGGCGCACTACTTTACCCGGCTGGCGCACGGCGGCTTCCAGTTCGGCTTTGTAGGCTAGTGAATCGTAACTGCCATGTTCCCCGTTGTTCCACTCGACTTTTAAAGCATTTCGGCCCTGTATAGCCGCCCAGGTATTGTGGGCAATCACCGCGACGCCGCCCAAGGGATTAAATTCGGCGGGTAGCGGGCTGCTGGGCAATTCAACGACCTTGACAACACCCGTTACTTTTAACGCCGCGCTGGCATCATATTTTAAAACCTTGCCACCCAATACCGGCGGCCGTGCCACCACCGCGTAAAGCAAGCCTTTCAGCTGAGTATCGATGCCGTATATGGCGCGTCCGGACACAATATCCCGACCATCGTAAATACCTTGCCGGCCTTTACCAATGTAACGAAATTCTGACGGATTTTTCAAACGTAAGGTGTCGCGGGCCGGCACCGGCAGTTTCGCCGCCGCTTTAGCCAATTCGCCGTAGCTCAAAGTTTTGCCGCTAGGGACGTGCAACACCTGATGTTGTTCGGCGCGCACGTCCGCTACCGGCACTCGCCAGCGCGCGGCGGCCGCGGCTTCCAGCATTTGCCGGGCGGCGGCCCCGACCCGGCGCATAGGCATAAAAAAGTGGCGCAGGCTGCGCGAGCCGTCGGTATCTTGATTGCCGAAACGCTTTTCGTCGCCAGGCGCTTGCACGACATATACTCTGGACCAATCCGCTTCCAGTTCATCGGCCACCACCATCGGCAGACTGGTGCGCACGCCCTGCCCCATCTCGGAGCGGTGGCAAATAATGGTGACTTTACCGTCAGCCGCTATCGCCACGAATACCAGCGGGTTATCCACCCAACCGTGCGGCATCGCGTCGGCGCCGAACTTGCCGGCCGCTGCCGGCGCGGCCGCTTCATCCGCTCTGAGTAATGTAGGCAGGCCAATGGTCAAGACAAAGCCGCTCAACGCAAATTGTTTGATAAAAGTACGCCGGCTGACATTGTCGATTAAAAAACCGTCTTCGGCATCGATCTGTTCGATATTTGTGTCCGCTAATTCGGCGAAATTTTTCATGATTGCACCTCCGGCAAACCGGCAGCCTGCTTGATCGCGGCGCGGATCCGCGGATAAGTGCCGCAACGGCACAAATTGCCGCTCATGGCTTTATCAATCTCGACATCACTGGGTTGCGGATGTTGTTTCAGCAGAGCGGTAGCCGCCATGACTTGTCCTGCCTGGCAATAGCCGCATTGCGGTACGCCTAAATTCAGCCAGGCTTCCTGAACTTTTTTACCGGTGTCGTCCTGCTCGATGGCTTCGATGGTGACAATTTTTTTGCCTACCGCAGCCGAAATGGGTGTGACACAGGCACGGGTCGGCTCGCCGTCCATATGCGCCGTGCAGGCACCGCATAAAGCCATGCCGCATCCGTATTTGGTACCGGTCAACCCCAAGTGGTCCCGCAGTGCCCATAGCAGTGGCGTGTCAGCCGGCAGGTCTATCTTGCGACTTGTACCGTTGATAATCAGCGTGGTCATAATCTTTCTCGCTTTGCTCGGCAGTTGATAACGGCGCCGGCACATCCATCAACAACATCGGCGCGTTGTTCGCAGCATGGTACACGGGCAAGATTGGGGCGTAAAGACGCTAGACCTCGAAATATTCGATAGTTGGATGGGTTATTTACGGGGCGTTGCGGGATCTCGAGAAGACCAGGAATGATACTGATGACGGGCCTCTAGCTATCTCCCGACCTAGAAGCTTGCGTCACCAGCACCACCCATAATTGGCGCTAATCGCTTGCATGTTCGGATAAAACAAAGCAAGACAATTAACGTTTACAGCATCGGAATAATATGAGGCTGCCGACTATATTGTCTGATTGCTCTCATGGAAAAATTAAATTTTCACCACCGGCAACCTCATGCGAGGGAGGTTACCGCAGGTAATTCGATAGTCAAGTGCGCTTGGAAACAGAATTTTACCGATGGCGAAAATATTTTCGGCCACGTCAAAAAGCCCTGGTTTTGTCGTTACCACGAGTAGCGTTTATAGACGCAGGGCTATCGCTTAGATGACTTTCGATTTGGCGTATAAGGCCGCACCGACGATACCGGCCTGGTTCAGAAAAGCTGCGGGCTTGACCGTGGTGTTGATGGCGATCTGCTCTTTATATTTATCGAATTTCTTACTCGCGCCGCCGCCCAAAATGATCAAATCGGGCCAGAACAATTTTTCCATCGCACTCAAATAGGTGTTGAAACGGTTGCCCCACGATTTCCAACCCAAGTCTTGCAGTTTTCGGGCGGCATCAGATGCGTAACGCTCTGCCTCCAGCCCATTTTCCAAATACACATGGCCCAGTTCGGTATTAGGAAGCAGATTGCCATCGGTAAAAAGCGCAGTCCCCAGACCGGTTCCGATGGTAATTAACAAGACCACGCCAGCTTGGCCGGCACCCTCGCCAAAATGCATTTCCGCTATACCCGCCGCATCCGCATCGTTTAAGTTGTGGCATTCGCAGTTGGTGGCTTCTGAAAATAATTTATCGATATTGGTGCCGATAAAGGCCTTGGATATATTCGCCGCCGTGCGGACCACGCCCTGTTGAATCGCCGCCGGGAAACCGCAACCTATTGGCCCGCTCCAATTAAGGTGCAAAACCAATTGTGCCAGCACCGCGGCCACGGCCTCGGGCGTTGCCGGTTGCGGCGTATCGATTCTATGCCGTTCCGAGACCAGTTCGCCCGTTAAGGTATCGACAATCGCACCTTTGATACCGGAACCGCCGATATCCACACCAAGAATTTGCATAACATGTCCTGAAATTTACTACGTAGGCTAAGCATTTTAGGCGATGCACGATGAATGGCTTGGAAAATTTTCCGTCCAAGCAATCGGCTCGCTGGTATTG
Encoded proteins:
- a CDS encoding phytoene desaturase family protein; this translates as MADSKHIIIVGAGPGGLCAGMLLSHRGFKVSIFDKHPNVGGRNRAISMDGFTFDTGPTFLLMKGVLDEMFELCGRRSEDYMQFMPLSPMYRLLYEDREINVFSDRENMRAELERVFDEGSAGYERFMDNERSRFNRLYPCITRDYSSLSSFFSLDLIKALPWLAFPKSVFKNLGQYFDKEKMRLAFCFQSKYLGMSPWDCPALFTMLPYLEHEYGIHHVAGGLNKIATAMAQVVTESGGEIHLNAEIASLIVEDGATKGVRLQNGEEVRGDEVIVNADFAHAMTHLLAPGTLKKYDHNQLEKRDYSCSTFMLYLGLDKQYDLPHHTIVFAKDYRTNISNIFSNKTLTEDFSFYVQNASVNDASLAPAGKSALYVLVPMPNNDSGVDWQAHCQTVREQVLDTLGARLGLSDIREHIECEKIITPATWESDEHVYKGATFSLSHKFSQMLYWRPHNRFEELDNCYLVGGGTHPGSGLPTIYESARISSNLISRKHRVQFQEIQQSAWLKKAKA
- a CDS encoding type I restriction-modification system subunit M: MLTGEIRSQIDAIWNAFWSGGISNPLEVMEQITYLLFLRRLDEMHTLEENKALRLGRPMERRIYPEGRDARGREYDDLRWSRFKHFAAGEMFEVVGEHVFPFLRGMGGDGSTYAHHMKDARFTIPTPALLAKVVDMLDHVPMEDRDTKGDLYEYMLGKIASAGQNGQFRTPRHIIRLMVELTAPTAKDVICDPASGTCGFLVAAGEYLREKHPEILRDAASREHFHHAMFNGYDFDNTMLRIGSMNMALHGVDNPDIRYKDSLAQDHAGDEEKYSLILANPPFAGSLDYENTAKDLLDIVKTKKTELLFLALFLRLLKPGGRAAVIVPDGVLFGSSKAHKQLRQMLVEEQKLDAVISLPSGCFKPYAGVSTAILLFTKTNSGGTDRVWFYDMKADGWSLDDKRQPLLAEDKLGLAPLHILNAEEHAKNNLPDVLTRWALRDSSERQRARTEQSFCVPLEDIVANGYDLSINRYKEVVHEEIEHLPPKEILAKLAKLEDEIQAGMKILEGMLQ
- a CDS encoding restriction endonuclease subunit S, which produces MPDKINAASWWQTTLGEIAVEQVNNGIFRKNPEYLESDSDGDGMPVVWVEELFKGNQICTEKSRRLKPTSTEIKKYGLRHGDILFCRSSLKLDGIGFSNVYAGEDFQALFECHVIRISPNPNLVFPKFLNHLLRTEQLRNLIKSRSKTSTMTTIDQKGLCAVPIRLPGLADQRRIAAILDQADVLRAKRREALAQLDSLTQSIFVEMFGTPGNNSNGWKCCAVGDVTDCIVPGRDKPKSFTGNIPWVTTDDLAHLDFTYCSTKGFGLSTSEIDEVKARVIPAESVIISCVGNLGIATIAAEEIVINQQLHSFQCHDHVNNIYLMYCLAKQTAYMYAKASSTTLPYMNKSVCNSIPVQLPPVELQREFSSRVLAINVIKEKHRVFLAELDSLFASLQHRAFRGEL
- a CDS encoding nucleotidyltransferase family protein translates to MRPSLALQTHRDAIREIVLRHRVKNVRVFGSVVHGDDTDDSDLDLLVDPTPETTMMDIAKIQVELARLLHITVDVLTPRALPDKFREQVIQEAQPL
- a CDS encoding HepT-like ribonuclease domain-containing protein, producing MSKKDVLRIPDYLEHIVEAIERIHRYVEDMSEVVFLDDEKTQDAVVRNFEIIGEAAHNIERYHTNYAEAHPDVPWTLMYAMRNRIAHGYFKVDYELLWQTIHSDLPALHQQVRELIEPKD